Proteins found in one candidate division KSB1 bacterium genomic segment:
- a CDS encoding TonB family protein, producing MKRALIISAAAHLTVLILLWLVSRSLSSPVARGYPRLITATLVAKPAVVPAATSQPAAAEPKAVVPNFKPAERKEEPIKVSPKIAPKKTPAAEKPPATQSNATASRASSSTGGQGSAAAIGGNSLKLDAPDFPFPHYIALIQFRIESNWQPPFSGQGLRLATVYFKIKRSGEVTDIHLEQSSGSIAFDQAAQRAVYSANPMPPLPTGSGLETLGVHFDFVAY from the coding sequence ATGAAACGTGCGTTAATCATTTCTGCCGCCGCCCATCTCACAGTGCTTATCCTGCTCTGGCTCGTGAGCCGCAGCCTGTCGAGTCCCGTGGCGCGCGGCTATCCACGTTTGATCACCGCGACCTTGGTCGCCAAACCCGCCGTTGTGCCCGCCGCAACGAGTCAACCTGCCGCCGCAGAGCCGAAAGCGGTTGTGCCGAATTTCAAGCCGGCTGAAAGAAAGGAAGAGCCGATTAAAGTTTCCCCCAAAATCGCGCCGAAAAAAACGCCGGCGGCAGAGAAACCACCGGCAACCCAATCCAACGCCACGGCTTCTCGAGCTTCAAGCTCGACAGGCGGGCAAGGCTCTGCGGCGGCAATCGGCGGCAATTCGCTCAAACTCGATGCGCCGGATTTTCCCTTTCCGCATTATATCGCACTGATTCAATTTCGCATCGAAAGCAATTGGCAGCCGCCGTTCAGCGGACAGGGCCTGCGCCTGGCAACGGTGTATTTCAAAATCAAGCGCAGCGGCGAAGTTACGGACATCCACCTCGAGCAATCCAGCGGCAGTATCGCGTTCGATCAAGCCGCCCAACGCGCGGTTTACAGCGCCAATCCCATGCCGCCTTTGCCCACCGGTTCCGGGCTGGAAACGCTGGGCGTGCATTTTGATTTTGTGGCGTACTGA
- a CDS encoding carboxypeptidase regulatory-like domain-containing protein produces MRKFSLLLLLGVMAVFMFGFVNFNGKNEKTPTLLQKEFRKIEAATKSDAPAAISSYTEIMVVAGGSVSGTVTYAGTVMTPKKLEVTKDVAVCGKEGHVDESLIVGANKGIKDVVVSITGIKQGKSMETLGASFVLDQKVCVYRPHVLVVPINKPVKILNSDGILHNIHTYSKKNPPKNVAQPKFKKELTEMFAHPEAVAVKCDVHGWMSAWIIAVDHPYYAVTDANGKFTIADVPAGTYTVEFWQEKLGMQNKQVTVAASGTTTVDFVYPAAK; encoded by the coding sequence ATGCGGAAGTTTTCTTTGTTGTTGCTTCTCGGTGTGATGGCTGTTTTTATGTTTGGTTTTGTAAATTTTAATGGCAAAAATGAGAAGACCCCGACTCTCCTTCAAAAAGAATTCAGGAAGATCGAGGCGGCGACGAAATCCGATGCGCCCGCGGCAATTTCATCGTACACTGAGATCATGGTGGTTGCCGGCGGATCGGTGAGCGGAACAGTGACGTACGCCGGCACGGTTATGACGCCGAAAAAATTGGAGGTAACCAAAGATGTGGCGGTTTGCGGCAAAGAAGGCCATGTCGATGAAAGTTTGATTGTTGGCGCGAATAAGGGCATTAAAGACGTTGTGGTGTCGATCACAGGCATCAAACAGGGAAAGTCCATGGAAACGCTCGGTGCCAGCTTTGTTCTCGATCAGAAAGTTTGTGTTTATCGCCCACACGTGCTCGTTGTGCCAATCAACAAGCCGGTAAAGATTTTGAATAGCGATGGCATTTTGCACAATATTCATACCTACAGCAAAAAGAATCCTCCAAAGAACGTCGCGCAGCCGAAATTCAAAAAGGAATTGACCGAAATGTTCGCCCATCCGGAAGCCGTTGCGGTCAAATGTGACGTGCACGGCTGGATGAGCGCGTGGATCATTGCTGTCGATCATCCTTATTATGCCGTAACCGACGCGAATGGCAAGTTTACGATTGCGGATGTTCCAGCCGGAACATACACCGTCGAGTTTTGGCAGGAAAAGCTTGGCATGCAAAACAAGCAAGTGACCGTTGCCGCCAGCGGTACCACAACGGTTGATTTTGTCTATCCAGCGGCGAAATGA
- a CDS encoding MotA/TolQ/ExbB proton channel family protein, giving the protein MPVASPALPGNGVMDLVAQADLFTKGVLLSLLALSILSWSITLNKYWQFRSFHRDYHRLLNLLRPNADLPTIYARAVKNRPSPVNRIFEEGQVTLAAAFDRYVGAKNPVSATESLAERANHTLEHDLSMRLETATDIEFSQLESGLSSLATITTASPFIGLLGTVWGIMNAFLAISRSGNADLSVVAPGIAEALITTVAGLAVAIPAVLCHNFLSTRLRQIEDGFIRLTTELKIYFINWWHREKSKSENRAGYQRDFAR; this is encoded by the coding sequence TTGCCCGTCGCAAGCCCGGCCTTGCCTGGAAACGGGGTGATGGATCTCGTCGCGCAAGCCGATCTTTTTACGAAAGGTGTTTTGCTTTCATTGCTGGCGCTGTCAATTTTATCGTGGTCGATCACGCTGAATAAATACTGGCAATTTCGGTCTTTTCATCGTGATTACCATCGCCTGCTCAATCTGCTCCGGCCCAACGCTGATTTGCCGACGATTTATGCCAGGGCCGTTAAAAACCGCCCCAGCCCGGTGAACCGGATTTTTGAAGAAGGGCAAGTGACGCTCGCCGCGGCTTTTGATCGTTACGTCGGCGCGAAGAATCCTGTTTCGGCTACCGAGTCGTTGGCTGAGCGCGCCAACCACACGCTCGAGCATGATTTAAGCATGCGCCTAGAAACCGCGACCGATATTGAATTTTCCCAGCTCGAATCGGGTTTGTCGTCGCTGGCGACGATTACCACCGCCAGCCCGTTTATCGGTTTGCTCGGCACGGTGTGGGGCATCATGAACGCGTTTCTGGCCATTAGCCGCAGCGGCAACGCCGATCTTTCCGTTGTCGCGCCGGGCATTGCGGAAGCATTGATTACCACTGTTGCCGGACTCGCGGTGGCGATTCCAGCGGTGTTATGCCATAATTTTTTGTCAACGCGGCTGCGGCAAATCGAAGACGGTTTTATTCGTCTCACCACCGAACTGAAAATTTATTTTATCAACTGGTGGCATCGTGAAAAATCGAAGAGTGAAAATCGCGCCGGATATCAACGTGACTTCGCTCGTTGA
- a CDS encoding glycerol-3-phosphate dehydrogenase/oxidase, with protein sequence MRRNLAVLANTNFDVLIIGGGIYGAWTAWDAAQRGLSVALVEKGDFGGATSSNSLKIMHGGLRYLQHADFKRMRESIRERSTLMRVAPHLVHPLPCLMPTYGHGLKGREALGVAMMMNDVMSFDRNAPLEDPQKHIPAGRIVSASEVRRLVPEIETKNLTGGALWYDGQTYNTERLLFSILHSAVKAGAEAANYAEVIGFEKQHHRLVAARVKDALTGNELTIRARLFVNTCGPWVDLLLKRVEGRKPDSRKFLPSKTMNLVVKRQLIPQYAVGVSSKFEFKDKDAIISKGSRALFIVPWRDYSLVGTTHVPFAGEASDFKITEEDILTFMNELNEAYPPAALKREDVSFFYGGLLPMEPSNGHHGDVRLVKHYTLCDHQQEDGWQDLITVVGVKYTTARDVAEKTVDLVFKKLGRQPPACHTHEIPLHGGDIRRFSEFVNQEIAAAPFGLPPALVKPLVLNYGSAYREVLQYLESDETAAVPVAAGSSVLKSEVLYNIREEMAQKLSDVIRRRTELGSAGYPGEAAVDNVAAIMAAELGWNAGRVQQEIRELKAIYLTAD encoded by the coding sequence ATGAGAAGAAATCTTGCCGTCCTGGCGAATACGAATTTCGACGTGCTGATCATCGGCGGCGGCATTTACGGCGCGTGGACGGCGTGGGATGCGGCGCAGCGCGGCTTGTCGGTGGCGCTGGTTGAAAAAGGCGACTTCGGTGGCGCGACCTCGTCGAACAGTTTGAAAATCATGCACGGTGGTTTGCGCTATTTGCAGCACGCCGATTTCAAGCGCATGCGCGAGTCCATTCGCGAGCGGAGCACTCTCATGCGGGTGGCGCCGCATCTGGTGCATCCGCTGCCGTGTTTGATGCCGACGTACGGTCACGGTCTGAAAGGCCGCGAAGCGCTGGGCGTCGCAATGATGATGAACGACGTGATGAGCTTCGACCGCAACGCGCCACTCGAGGATCCGCAGAAACATATCCCGGCTGGCCGCATCGTTTCGGCCAGCGAAGTCCGGCGCCTCGTTCCCGAGATCGAGACCAAAAATCTCACCGGCGGCGCGTTGTGGTACGATGGCCAAACTTACAACACCGAACGCCTGCTCTTTTCCATTTTGCATTCAGCGGTGAAAGCCGGCGCGGAGGCCGCCAATTATGCCGAAGTCATCGGTTTTGAAAAACAGCACCACCGCCTCGTTGCCGCGCGCGTCAAGGACGCATTGACCGGCAACGAGCTGACGATTCGCGCCAGGCTTTTCGTCAACACCTGCGGCCCGTGGGTCGATCTGCTGCTCAAGCGCGTGGAAGGCCGGAAACCCGACAGCCGAAAATTTCTGCCTTCCAAAACCATGAACCTGGTGGTCAAGCGCCAATTGATTCCCCAATACGCCGTCGGCGTGTCGAGCAAGTTTGAATTCAAAGATAAAGACGCGATCATCAGCAAGGGCTCGCGAGCGCTGTTCATCGTGCCGTGGCGCGATTATTCATTGGTGGGAACGACGCATGTGCCTTTTGCCGGCGAGGCGAGCGATTTTAAAATCACCGAAGAAGACATCCTGACCTTCATGAATGAACTGAACGAGGCTTATCCGCCGGCGGCGCTCAAACGTGAAGATGTTTCTTTTTTCTACGGCGGCTTGCTGCCGATGGAACCAAGCAACGGCCACCACGGCGACGTGCGGCTGGTCAAGCATTACACGCTCTGTGATCATCAACAAGAAGATGGATGGCAAGATTTGATTACCGTTGTCGGCGTGAAATACACCACGGCGCGCGACGTGGCGGAAAAGACGGTCGATCTCGTTTTCAAAAAACTCGGCAGGCAGCCGCCGGCCTGCCACACCCATGAAATTCCGCTGCACGGCGGCGACATCCGGCGCTTCAGCGAATTCGTAAATCAAGAAATCGCGGCCGCGCCTTTCGGCTTGCCGCCGGCGTTGGTCAAGCCGCTGGTGTTGAATTACGGCTCGGCTTACCGCGAAGTACTCCAATATCTCGAAAGCGATGAAACCGCCGCGGTGCCGGTCGCTGCGGGTTCAAGCGTTCTCAAATCCGAAGTGTTATATAACATTCGCGAGGAAATGGCGCAAAAACTCAGCGATGTGATTCGCCGCCGCACCGAGTTGGGTTCTGCCGGTTATCCCGGCGAGGCAGCGGTTGATAATGTTGCCGCAATCATGGCGGCGGAGCTTGGCTGGAATGCCGGGCGCGTGCAACAGGAAATTCGTGAGCTGAAAGCCATTTATTTGACGGCCGATTGA
- a CDS encoding carboxylesterase family protein produces MSRKDRKSYIALWLIAATILTSASAQETKKSEAPTVRTTAGIVRGVTEGEVSSFKGIPYAAPPVGEYRWRPPQPVPAWQGVRDASKFGANCAQAGWPRGSGAIAEGSSEDCLYLNLWLPAGTKPGAKLPVMVWIHGGAFVGGSGSDPGTAGNQFAKQGVILMTFNYRLGRLGHFAFPALSKEHPEEPKGSYAFMDQIAALKWVQQNIAAFGGDPKNVTIFGFSAGGVSVHSLMTIPDAKGLFHKAISESGGGRDGVLTGRPINKESADPFYPVSAETIGINFARKHGIEGTDAAALAKLRALSVEEIVDGGQETDGQGGPRIYSGPILDGKLVVETAESAYNAGRQTRIPLIIGNTSAEIGGGFVNASSSKEELFSLFGELAGEAKAAYDPEGNKEFAEVITKFNTDWVWGEPARFAARAFVANGEPAYIYHFDYVPAAMKERMRYGAGHGSEVGYVFDNLTSRDGAPVDPKDKEVAKMMNTYWANFAKTGDPNGKGLPKWPVYNTKSEDLLDIQSDGKPVGKPDPRKARLDVIEKAVKMRHHLQSRGGI; encoded by the coding sequence ATGAGCAGGAAAGATCGGAAGTCTTACATCGCGCTCTGGCTAATCGCAGCCACCATTTTGACTTCAGCAAGCGCGCAAGAAACCAAAAAGAGCGAGGCGCCGACGGTTCGGACAACCGCCGGAATCGTGCGCGGCGTGACCGAAGGGGAGGTCTCCAGCTTCAAGGGGATTCCCTATGCTGCTCCGCCGGTTGGAGAATATCGCTGGCGGCCGCCACAACCCGTACCCGCGTGGCAGGGCGTGCGTGACGCGAGCAAGTTCGGCGCAAATTGCGCGCAGGCGGGATGGCCCCGCGGTTCCGGAGCAATTGCGGAGGGCTCATCGGAAGATTGTCTCTATCTCAATTTGTGGCTTCCTGCCGGAACCAAGCCGGGTGCAAAACTGCCGGTCATGGTGTGGATTCACGGCGGCGCTTTTGTGGGTGGAAGCGGCTCCGATCCCGGTACTGCAGGAAATCAATTTGCCAAACAGGGCGTCATTCTGATGACCTTCAACTACCGTCTCGGACGCCTCGGCCATTTTGCATTCCCGGCGTTGAGCAAGGAGCATCCGGAAGAGCCCAAGGGCAGTTACGCCTTCATGGACCAGATCGCAGCCCTCAAATGGGTACAGCAAAACATTGCCGCCTTCGGAGGCGATCCGAAGAATGTGACTATTTTCGGTTTCTCTGCCGGTGGCGTATCGGTACATTCACTCATGACCATACCGGATGCAAAAGGCCTTTTCCACAAAGCAATCAGTGAATCCGGCGGCGGCAGAGACGGTGTTCTTACCGGCAGGCCGATTAACAAAGAAAGTGCCGATCCCTTCTACCCCGTTTCGGCTGAAACGATCGGGATAAACTTTGCACGCAAACATGGGATCGAAGGCACGGATGCAGCCGCACTGGCCAAGCTGCGCGCCCTGAGCGTGGAGGAGATTGTGGACGGGGGACAGGAAACTGATGGGCAAGGAGGGCCGCGCATCTACTCGGGTCCAATTCTCGATGGTAAACTGGTGGTTGAAACTGCTGAGAGCGCATACAATGCCGGCAGACAGACGCGCATTCCGCTCATCATCGGGAATACGAGTGCGGAAATAGGCGGAGGCTTCGTGAATGCCAGCAGTTCAAAGGAAGAACTGTTTTCACTGTTCGGGGAACTTGCCGGCGAGGCAAAAGCTGCCTATGATCCTGAAGGGAACAAAGAATTCGCCGAGGTCATCACAAAGTTCAACACCGACTGGGTATGGGGTGAGCCGGCCCGTTTTGCCGCCAGGGCTTTTGTCGCTAATGGAGAACCGGCCTACATCTACCATTTCGATTACGTCCCCGCCGCAATGAAGGAGAGGATGCGGTATGGCGCCGGACACGGCTCCGAAGTCGGATACGTGTTCGACAACCTTACGAGCCGCGATGGGGCCCCGGTGGATCCGAAGGACAAAGAGGTCGCCAAAATGATGAACACTTATTGGGCAAACTTTGCCAAGACCGGTGATCCCAACGGGAAGGGTCTACCGAAATGGCCCGTTTACAATACTAAAAGTGAAGATCTCCTTGATATCCAGTCCGATGGTAAACCGGTCGGCAAGCCCGATCCCAGGAAAGCGAGACTGGATGTGATTGAAAAGGCCGTCAAGATGAGGCATCATCTGCAATCACGTGGTGGCATTTAG
- the ppk1 gene encoding polyphosphate kinase 1, with amino-acid sequence MDVSADKTELATTEIKSPPAGVSELDSTAVLTPVLLPPDRFLNRELSWLAFNDRVLAEANDPTVPILERVKFLAIYASNLDEFFMVRVAALRRQIQAGIDKPGPDGLAPVEAMQRIVERVNHSHENIGRCFRENILPDLEAAGIFLLDEKTVDAEQRAHLVKYFNKSLRPVMTPLAIDPAHPFPRLENKALYFCVELARKKKPATKPRTRLVLLHIPTALCGRFVRLPSAEGTLQFIRLDDVIRLNLASLFSGDIVMGCYQIKVVRDAELEFDEEAPDLLESIAKTLEQRRIAPATRFLYDAEMPQRVIDMFCRQLKLSPDDLFPGARYHSFSDFFQFPGVDIPTLQYPPMPPQPIPALEKSPSLFAAIQERDHLLHHPYQKFDYVIRLLEEAANDPEVIAIKMTLYRVSPKSLVAEALARAAQNGKQVTVLVELKARFDEEANIRWSHKLKDAGAHVIFGLQGLKTHCKLCLIVRREGSALLRYCHLSTGNYNDRTAQFYGDLGLLTCRQTICREVEGVFNLLTGYAAPESYNHLLVAPEHLRDGVIARIRREAENAQAGKPAALIAKMNSLVDPEIIDELYLASRAGVRIQLIVRGICCLRPGVPGLSDNIRVISILDRFLEHARIFIFENAGSREYFLSSADWMSRNLDRRVEVAFPIYDPAVQQQLQEIIDTQLNDNVKARVLLADNTCVMNRNSQPPLRAQEKLYEIACRIAER; translated from the coding sequence ATGGATGTTTCAGCCGACAAAACCGAATTGGCAACAACCGAGATCAAATCCCCACCGGCGGGTGTAAGTGAATTGGACAGCACGGCGGTTTTGACGCCGGTGCTTTTGCCGCCTGACCGGTTTTTGAACCGCGAGCTGAGTTGGCTGGCGTTTAACGATCGCGTTTTGGCCGAAGCCAATGATCCCACGGTGCCGATTCTCGAGCGGGTGAAATTTCTCGCCATCTACGCCTCCAATCTCGATGAATTTTTCATGGTGCGCGTCGCGGCGCTGCGCCGGCAAATTCAAGCCGGCATCGATAAACCCGGACCCGATGGCCTGGCGCCGGTCGAGGCCATGCAGCGCATTGTCGAGCGCGTCAATCACTCGCACGAAAACATCGGTCGCTGCTTTCGCGAAAACATTCTGCCGGATTTGGAGGCGGCGGGAATTTTTTTGCTCGATGAAAAAACCGTCGACGCCGAACAACGCGCCCATCTCGTCAAATATTTCAACAAATCCCTCCGGCCGGTGATGACGCCGCTGGCGATCGATCCGGCGCATCCCTTCCCTCGCCTGGAAAACAAGGCGCTTTATTTCTGCGTCGAGCTGGCGCGCAAAAAAAAGCCGGCCACCAAGCCGCGCACCCGCCTGGTTTTGCTGCACATTCCGACCGCGCTCTGCGGGCGTTTCGTGCGCCTGCCCTCCGCGGAGGGCACGCTGCAGTTCATCCGACTCGACGACGTCATCCGGTTGAATCTGGCATCGCTTTTTTCCGGCGACATCGTGATGGGCTGCTATCAGATCAAAGTCGTGCGCGACGCCGAGCTGGAGTTTGACGAAGAAGCGCCGGATTTGCTGGAAAGCATCGCCAAGACTTTGGAGCAGCGCCGCATCGCGCCGGCGACGCGCTTTCTCTACGACGCCGAAATGCCGCAGCGCGTGATTGACATGTTCTGCCGACAGCTCAAGCTGTCGCCGGATGATCTATTTCCCGGGGCGCGCTATCATTCATTTTCGGATTTCTTTCAGTTTCCCGGCGTCGACATCCCGACTTTGCAATACCCACCCATGCCGCCGCAGCCGATTCCGGCGCTGGAGAAAAGCCCCTCCCTTTTTGCGGCCATTCAAGAGCGCGATCATCTTTTGCATCATCCTTATCAAAAATTCGACTACGTGATTCGCCTGCTGGAGGAAGCCGCCAATGATCCGGAGGTGATAGCGATTAAAATGACGCTGTATCGCGTTTCGCCCAAATCGCTGGTGGCCGAAGCGCTGGCACGCGCCGCCCAAAACGGCAAGCAAGTGACGGTGTTGGTGGAATTGAAAGCGCGATTCGATGAAGAAGCCAACATTCGGTGGTCGCACAAATTGAAGGACGCCGGCGCCCACGTGATCTTTGGCTTGCAAGGCTTGAAAACCCATTGCAAGCTTTGCCTCATCGTTCGCCGCGAAGGCAGCGCGCTGCTTCGCTATTGCCATTTGAGCACGGGAAATTACAACGACCGCACGGCGCAATTTTACGGCGATCTCGGCCTGCTCACCTGCCGCCAAACGATTTGCCGTGAAGTCGAAGGCGTGTTCAATCTGCTCACCGGCTATGCCGCGCCGGAAAGCTACAATCATTTGCTCGTCGCGCCGGAGCATTTGCGTGACGGCGTCATCGCGCGCATCCGCCGTGAAGCCGAAAACGCCCAAGCCGGCAAGCCCGCCGCCCTCATCGCCAAAATGAATTCACTCGTCGATCCGGAAATCATCGACGAGCTTTATCTCGCCAGCCGGGCCGGTGTTCGCATCCAACTCATCGTCCGCGGCATCTGCTGCCTGCGCCCCGGCGTGCCCGGGCTCAGCGACAACATCCGCGTCATCAGCATTCTCGACCGTTTTCTCGAGCACGCGCGCATTTTTATTTTCGAGAACGCCGGCAGCCGTGAATATTTCCTTTCCAGCGCCGACTGGATGTCCCGCAACCTCGACCGCCGCGTCGAAGTCGCCTTCCCAATTTACGATCCCGCTGTTCAACAGCAGCTTCAGGAGATCATCGACACCCAGCTCAACGACAATGTGAAAGCGCGGGTGCTGCTCGCTGACAACACCTGCGTGATGAACCGCAACAGCCAGCCACCGCTGCGTGCACAAGAGAAGCTGTATGAGATAGCCTGCAGGATTGCTGAAAGATAA
- a CDS encoding biopolymer transporter ExbD: MKNRRVKIAPDINVTSLVDVTMVLLIVFIISAPFMRAGVKVDLPKAGARQSQPQRAVIIAIDRSNQLFVNQEKVTMENLAARVTQLHKSSPDLPVLLEGDAAVAYGQVIKIMDAVRRAGIENVGLVLEEEPPSQTPR; encoded by the coding sequence GTGAAAAATCGAAGAGTGAAAATCGCGCCGGATATCAACGTGACTTCGCTCGTTGATGTCACGATGGTGCTGTTGATCGTTTTCATCATTTCGGCCCCGTTCATGCGCGCCGGAGTGAAAGTGGATCTACCGAAAGCCGGGGCGCGGCAATCGCAGCCGCAGCGGGCCGTCATCATCGCCATCGACCGCAGCAACCAGCTTTTTGTCAATCAAGAAAAAGTCACAATGGAAAATCTCGCCGCACGCGTGACGCAGCTTCACAAAAGCTCGCCGGATTTGCCGGTTTTGCTCGAAGGTGATGCGGCGGTGGCCTACGGTCAGGTAATCAAAATCATGGATGCGGTGCGCCGCGCCGGCATTGAGAATGTGGGGCTGGTTCTCGAAGAGGAACCGCCCAGCCAAACGCCAAGATGA
- a CDS encoding nuclear transport factor 2 family protein has product MRVQKVSEQEIIDLSKEKWRWMSERKVDSLAVLFHEKAMFVHMGGSWGTEQELNIIKSGGIWYKKADIHEVSVNIIGTTAILLNRITLLAVVGGNEVTNPFMVTEVYVQQSGVWKLGSLSFTRLLGQ; this is encoded by the coding sequence ATGCGCGTTCAAAAAGTATCGGAACAAGAAATAATTGATCTCTCCAAGGAAAAGTGGCGCTGGATGTCAGAGCGCAAAGTGGATTCCCTGGCTGTTCTCTTCCATGAAAAAGCGATGTTTGTACACATGGGAGGATCCTGGGGAACCGAACAGGAACTCAACATCATTAAAAGCGGAGGAATTTGGTACAAGAAAGCGGATATCCATGAAGTATCGGTGAATATTATTGGCACAACTGCCATCCTTTTAAACAGAATTACTCTGCTAGCCGTGGTTGGCGGCAATGAGGTCACGAATCCCTTCATGGTCACAGAGGTGTATGTGCAGCAGAGCGGTGTTTGGAAGTTGGGCTCGCTGTCATTCACAAGGTTGCTTGGCCAGTAG
- a CDS encoding alpha/beta fold hydrolase: MIVKSRKLMVALALTFVGVSFFAFKIAGRSGELGPMVIQEQGSFAVGGTVITNPGTYDHINRSPAGQTLHGDHAYVFYQVPVRARKLPLVFWHGFGQFSKTWETTPDGREGFQNIFLRRGFAVYVIDQPRRGRAGRSTLPATITPTPDEQDWFGTFRLGIWPDFFPGVQFSREPEALNQYFRQITPDTGPLDPALNADAVSALFKKIGPGVLVTHSHSGGMGWRVAVKSSNVRAIVSYEPGSGFIFPEGEVPPPMPSAGGTLQALGVPLSEFMALTKIPIIIYYGDNIPAEPSANPGQDGWRVRLMMARLWADAVNRRGGDVTLVHLPEIGLRGNTHFPFSDLNNLEIADLLSKFLKEKGLD; encoded by the coding sequence ATGATCGTAAAGTCTCGGAAGTTAATGGTTGCGCTCGCGCTGACTTTCGTTGGCGTGAGCTTCTTCGCCTTCAAAATCGCCGGTCGCAGCGGTGAGCTCGGACCAATGGTCATTCAGGAGCAAGGCAGTTTTGCCGTGGGCGGGACCGTGATTACCAACCCCGGCACGTACGACCACATCAACCGCAGCCCTGCCGGGCAAACGTTGCACGGCGACCACGCTTATGTGTTCTATCAGGTTCCGGTACGCGCTCGCAAACTGCCGCTCGTGTTCTGGCACGGTTTCGGGCAGTTCTCGAAAACTTGGGAAACCACGCCCGATGGGCGCGAGGGCTTTCAGAACATCTTCTTGCGCCGCGGCTTCGCGGTTTACGTGATCGACCAGCCGCGCCGTGGCCGCGCGGGTCGCAGCACGCTGCCAGCGACGATCACGCCGACGCCCGACGAGCAGGATTGGTTCGGTACGTTCCGCCTCGGCATCTGGCCGGACTTCTTCCCGGGCGTGCAGTTCTCACGCGAGCCGGAGGCGCTGAACCAATACTTCCGCCAGATCACACCCGACACGGGTCCTCTTGATCCCGCCCTGAACGCGGACGCGGTCTCCGCACTCTTCAAAAAGATCGGGCCGGGGGTTCTCGTGACCCATTCACACAGCGGAGGCATGGGTTGGCGCGTCGCAGTGAAAAGCTCGAACGTCCGCGCCATCGTCTCCTACGAGCCCGGGAGCGGCTTCATCTTCCCGGAAGGCGAAGTGCCTCCGCCGATGCCGAGCGCCGGCGGCACGCTACAGGCGCTTGGCGTGCCGCTGTCGGAGTTCATGGCGCTGACGAAGATTCCGATCATTATTTACTACGGCGACAACATTCCGGCGGAGCCGAGCGCGAATCCGGGCCAGGACGGGTGGCGCGTGCGTCTGATGATGGCGAGGCTGTGGGCAGATGCCGTAAACCGCCGAGGTGGTGATGTCACCCTTGTGCATCTACCCGAAATAGGTCTTCGCGGCAATACCCACTTTCCCTTCTCTGATCTGAACAACCTCGAAATCGCAGACCTGCTATCAAAATTTCTTAAGGAGAAGGGTTTGGATTGA
- a CDS encoding alpha/beta hydrolase, protein MSRIRHVSLKEVIFMSILLAVMMSVAAGAAIAADYKKNPFTLAYDGAITENVKGKVNIHPVTYKLNGIDISANVYTPANYNPANKYPVVVVAHPNGGVKEQVAGLYAQRLAEQGYITIVADAAYQGASGGTPRNVDKPANRIEDIHGMADFISQYAGVDTDRLGLLGICGGGGYALKAAQTDKRFKAIATLSMFNSGRVRRNGFMDSQLSTIQDRLQQASDARAQEAAGGKIIYAGDAKLTDEQIANLPDLYRQGYEYYGKTHFHPNSTFRYTMSSLLALMNFDAASNMNLINQPLLMMAGSKADSKYMTEEAFQKAVNAKNKELFLIDGATHIETYWKPQYVNQAMGKLTQFFGDTLK, encoded by the coding sequence ATGTCACGCATCAGACACGTATCACTGAAGGAGGTCATTTTTATGTCGATATTATTGGCAGTGATGATGAGTGTCGCAGCAGGGGCGGCAATAGCGGCAGACTATAAAAAAAATCCATTCACCCTGGCCTATGACGGCGCCATTACCGAAAACGTAAAAGGCAAAGTCAATATTCATCCGGTCACGTACAAGCTTAATGGTATTGACATTTCGGCCAACGTTTATACCCCGGCGAACTATAACCCAGCTAATAAATACCCTGTAGTGGTGGTGGCTCACCCCAATGGTGGCGTGAAAGAACAAGTCGCTGGTCTGTATGCCCAGCGTCTGGCTGAACAAGGCTACATCACCATTGTTGCAGACGCGGCGTATCAAGGTGCAAGCGGCGGCACTCCCCGCAATGTGGACAAGCCGGCCAATCGCATCGAAGACATTCATGGCATGGCAGACTTCATCAGCCAATACGCCGGCGTTGATACTGATCGCTTGGGTTTGCTCGGGATCTGCGGCGGTGGTGGTTATGCATTGAAAGCGGCTCAAACTGACAAGCGTTTTAAAGCCATTGCCACCTTGAGCATGTTTAATTCAGGTCGCGTAAGACGCAATGGTTTTATGGATTCGCAGCTTTCCACCATACAGGATCGCTTGCAGCAAGCCTCGGACGCTCGAGCACAAGAGGCGGCTGGAGGCAAGATCATCTATGCCGGTGATGCCAAGCTGACCGATGAGCAAATTGCCAACCTGCCTGACCTTTATCGTCAAGGCTATGAATACTACGGCAAGACTCACTTCCACCCCAATTCGACTTTCAGATACACGATGAGCAGTCTGCTCGCTTTAATGAATTTCGATGCCGCCAGCAATATGAACCTGATCAACCAACCATTATTGATGATGGCGGGCAGCAAAGCCGACTCAAAGTATATGACCGAGGAGGCGTTTCAAAAGGCCGTCAACGCGAAAAATAAGGAATTATTTCTAATTGACGGTGCAACCCACATCGAAACCTATTGGAAGCCGCAATATGTGAATCAAGCCATGGGTAAATTGACTCAATTCTTCGGCGATACGCTGAAGTAA